Sequence from the Lysobacter capsici genome:
ATTACGCATAGTCGGTACGTAGAAAGCATGCTCTCGCGTATGTTAAACGCGAGGCTTGGCCGCCTCACTGCAGGAGCGGCGCGAGCCGCGACCGCGACAACGCAACTACGACGTGGGCCATCGTGATCGCGTTATCGCGGTCGCGGCTTACGCCGCTCCTGCAGTCAGGCAGATGAATCACTCCGGCGGATGCAGGGTTACCGCGTCCAGCGCCCACAACGGATCGTGCGCGCCGCTGGCGAACACGAAGCACAGGTCGTGGCGACCGCTGTGCGCCGGCAGTCTGGCGCGCAGCGTGGTGATGCCGTCGGAGCGTTTGGCCGCGGCCAGCGGCAGGCGCGCGATCGGTGCGCTCTTGCAATCGTCGAGGCGGACTTCCATCGCGCCGCCCTGCACCGCCTTGCGGGTCACGATCTTGTCGGTGTCGTGCCAGAGCTGAAAGTTGTACGGCAGCTGGCCGACCTGGACTTCGATCGCGCCGACGCCGTCGAGCGCGGCGGCCGGGTAGATCCAGCACGGATCGATCAGGTTGACGGTCAGCGCGGCGCGCTCGCCGTCGCGGCCGCCATCGCGCGCGGCGTCGTCCTCCAGGCGCAGGTTGTAGCCCTCGCGGCAAGGCCGCAGGCCGGCGCTGGTGCGACGGCTCAGGCCGGCCAGATCGCGGGCGCTGAAACGGCGCGGCGCGGCCAGCGCTCGGCCGTCGAAAAACGGGGTGGCGACGAGGTCGAGCGGCGGCGTCGCCGGCAGCGGCTGCCGATAACGCGGCGACGCCGGGTCGGGGTCGCCGCCGTCGCTGCGGTAGTGGATCTCGCCGAAGCCGGCCTGGTTCGACAGGCTCAGTTGCGGTTGTCCGTCGGCGCCATCGATGACCTTGAACGACACCGCATACGCGACATCGCTGACCAATACGTCCTGGGCGCGGTAACGCGCGAGCTGCGGCGCCAGGCGTTGCTGGAAATCGTTCCAGTCGCGGCTGGACGGCGGCGACCACACCACTTCGGCCAAGGCATCCAGGCGCGGATACAGCGTGGTCTGGATGCGATCGAAGCTGCGTCGGTGCTCGCTCCACAGATTGGCCTGCGCGCCGATCACGTGCTTGCTCTGCTGCGCGGTGAGTTCGGCCGGCACGATCGAGAAATCGTAGAAGTTGCGCAGGGTGCTGGCCGGGAAGCGTCCGGGCGGCTCGTCGTCGCGATCGCTCTGCACGTAGTCCAGGTACAGCTGCCGATCGGGCGCGACGATCACATCATGACCTTCGCGCGCGGCCTCGACCGCGCCGGCGGTGCCGCGCCAGGACATCACCGTCGCGTTGGCCGGCAGGCGGCCGCCTTCGAGGATTTCGTCCCAGCCCAGCAGGATGCGGTCGTGTTTGCGCAGGTGTTGGCCGATGCGGCCGACGAACCAGCTCTGCAAGGCCATCTCGTCCTTGAGCCCGAGCGACTTGATCCTGGCCTGCACTTTTTTGGACGCGATCCATTGGTCCTTGGCCGCTTCGTCGCCGCCGATGTGGATGTACTTCGACGGGAACAGCCCAGCGACTTCGTCGAGCACGTTTTCCAGGAACGTGAAGGTCGAATCGTCGACGCCGAACAGATAGGTATGCACGCCCCAGTCCGGCGACACCCGCGGCGCCTTGCGCACGACATCGGTCACGCCGAGGTTCGGATACGCCGCGATCGCGGCTTGCGCATGCCCCGGCATCTCGATTTCCGGCACCACGGTGATGTGGCGCGCGGCGGCGTAGGCGACGACGTCGCGGATCTGTTCCTGGGTGTAGTAACCGCAATACGGTTGCGGCTTGCCCTGCGCATCGCGGCCGTTGGCGCCGGCGAGGATGCGGCAGCCGCCGACCTGGGTCAGGCGCGGGTATTGCTTGATCTCGATGCGCCAACCCTGATCGTCGGTGAGATGCCAGTGGAAGGTGTTGAGCTTGTGCAGCGCCATCTGGTCGATGACCGACTTGACCTCGTCGACGCCGCGAAAATGCCGCGCCACGTCCAGCATCACGCCGCGCCACCGATACGCCGGCGCGTCTTCGATGCGCTGCGCCGCGATCCGGGTCGCGCCCTGGCCGCCGTCGGCGGTGAGCAATTGCCACAGGCTGACCGCGCCGTAGAACAGGCCGGCTTCGGTGCGCGCGCGGATGCGCACGCCGTCGGACTGGATGTCGAGCACATAGGCTTCCTCGCCGATCGCCAGGTCCGGCTCGAGGCTCAGCGCGATCGCGTTTCGCGTGTTCTTGGATTCGGTTTGAGTTTCGGCTACGGACGGCGCGAAGCCGCGCAGCGCCCGCACCTTGGCGGCGAAGTAATCGGCGACGCGACGTTCGCCGGCTTGTCCGGCATGCACTTGCACGGGCGTGTTCGCGCCGAATTCGAACTGGCCGCGCTGGGCCTGGGTCTTGAGCGGACGCGGGATGATCGCGGTGCGATGGGCGGCGACGGTGTCGGTGTCACGCGCTGCGCTGGCCGGTTCGCCGTTGTGCGCGGCCTGCACATGCGCGGCGGCCTCGCGTGGCGCGGCGCCGTGGCAGGCGGTCAAGGCGGCGGCCAGAGCGGCGGCGGCGAGCAGGCTGCGGGTCGTGCGCGTCTTCATCGGGGGCCTTGGGTTTGGAATCGGGATTCGAGATTTGGGATTCGGGATTCGAAAATTGGGGGCTTGCGGGATCGCCGGTGAATGGGAGCCTCGGCTCACATACGCTCGTACCCAGCCCGAATCCCGAATCTCCAATCCCGAATCCCCAAATAAAGAAACCCGACACGCAAGTGCCGGGCTTCGGGTGTCAGCGGCGGGGCGATTGCGCCATCGCCCGACCGTTGCCGCGCGCCGGCCTTGCGGCCGACGCGCGCTTACCGCTTCGATCGCCGAACGGGCCGATCAGAAGTTGAACCGGAACGCGGCCATGTAGCGGCGACCGCTGTGGTACTTGCCGACCGGCTTGTCCTGGTTGCCCGAGTACTGCACGTACTCTTCATCCAGGATGTTCATCGCGTCGAACGACAGGCCCATGTTGTCGTTGAACTTCCAACCCACGCTGGCGCCCAGCTCGGAGTAGTCGTCCACGCTCGCCGGCGCCGCGCCGGCCACGTAGCCGCCGGCCAGGTAATGGCTG
This genomic interval carries:
- a CDS encoding family 20 glycosylhydrolase; this translates as MKTRTTRSLLAAAALAAALTACHGAAPREAAAHVQAAHNGEPASAARDTDTVAAHRTAIIPRPLKTQAQRGQFEFGANTPVQVHAGQAGERRVADYFAAKVRALRGFAPSVAETQTESKNTRNAIALSLEPDLAIGEEAYVLDIQSDGVRIRARTEAGLFYGAVSLWQLLTADGGQGATRIAAQRIEDAPAYRWRGVMLDVARHFRGVDEVKSVIDQMALHKLNTFHWHLTDDQGWRIEIKQYPRLTQVGGCRILAGANGRDAQGKPQPYCGYYTQEQIRDVVAYAAARHITVVPEIEMPGHAQAAIAAYPNLGVTDVVRKAPRVSPDWGVHTYLFGVDDSTFTFLENVLDEVAGLFPSKYIHIGGDEAAKDQWIASKKVQARIKSLGLKDEMALQSWFVGRIGQHLRKHDRILLGWDEILEGGRLPANATVMSWRGTAGAVEAAREGHDVIVAPDRQLYLDYVQSDRDDEPPGRFPASTLRNFYDFSIVPAELTAQQSKHVIGAQANLWSEHRRSFDRIQTTLYPRLDALAEVVWSPPSSRDWNDFQQRLAPQLARYRAQDVLVSDVAYAVSFKVIDGADGQPQLSLSNQAGFGEIHYRSDGGDPDPASPRYRQPLPATPPLDLVATPFFDGRALAAPRRFSARDLAGLSRRTSAGLRPCREGYNLRLEDDAARDGGRDGERAALTVNLIDPCWIYPAAALDGVGAIEVQVGQLPYNFQLWHDTDKIVTRKAVQGGAMEVRLDDCKSAPIARLPLAAAKRSDGITTLRARLPAHSGRHDLCFVFASGAHDPLWALDAVTLHPPE